A genome region from Nicotiana tabacum cultivar K326 chromosome 13, ASM71507v2, whole genome shotgun sequence includes the following:
- the LOC107828759 gene encoding uncharacterized protein LOC107828759 — MDRLSSSLPPLYDHLFSPISDEDFKLFYSTDRRLYAKLINLLGRDPTESMQIMAFFQWLEVVGKDWSFMRKIYDFPFPLLNVAAEEALTCLKCVEDDNFSTENVSQEIFLIPKLLNPKFTLKYIHENRASAIRGVTKFFKTVCLRAFDDIVQHPKYFTRENLVSPNVLEEIGSSSRMVPIINPSHVPSHVGGVFLESMHSQENKEKMGINSTRMMPILNPSHVPSGGGIFVEPMHSENIEEIGRATNRMVPINPSSHVPSGSGVVLGLPLLVPTNQIQYMPQPFLGGNLNLPNYGPFSHVNASNIGSGIHQMLPNYHHEFGAHEEGTPPAMHKDIAELLKNSLKIHAEEEKEVPPDARTVFLTFSKGYPITETEVVEFFTRKFGEDIEAIYMQEVSDDEQPLYARLVTRSHAALEAIVDGGKAKYNINGKHVWARKYVKKPNPKNQLSQFELYEGQTSSPVASTSEFS, encoded by the exons ATGGATCGTCTTTCTTCTTCATTACCCCCTTTATACGATCACCTTTTTTCTCCAATCTCAGATGAAGATTTCAAACTCTTTTACTCAACTGATCGCAGACTTTACGCGAAATTGATCAACCTTTTAGGTCGTGACCCTACTGAATCCATGCAAATCATGGCATTTTTCCAATGGCTTGAAGTAGTTGGGAAGGACTGGTCCTTTATGAGGAAGATTTATGATTTTCCATTCCCGTTGTTGAACGTGGCCGCGGAGGAGGCCTTAACGTGCCTAAAATGTGTGGAGGATGACAACTTCAGTACTGAAAATGTTTCTCAGGAAATATTCTTGATTCCAAAATTGTTGAACCCCAAATTCACTCTCAAATACATTCATGAGAATCGGGCAAGCGCCATTCGTGGGGTCACGAAATTCTTTAAGACAGTTTGTCTTAGGGCTTTCGATGATATAGTGCAACATCCAAAATATTTTACTAGGGAAAATTTGGTATCACCAAATGTTTTAGAAGAAATAGGAAGTAGTAGTAGAATGGTGCCAATTATCAATCCTAGTCATGTCCCAAGTCATGTTGGTGGTGTTTTCTTAGAGTCTATGCATAGTCAAGAGAACAAGGAAAAAATGGGAATTAACAGTACAAGAATGATGCCAATTCTCAACCCTAGCCATGTCCCAAGTGGTGGTGGTATTTTTGTAGAGCCTATGCATAGTGAGAACATTGAAGAAATAGGAAGGGCTACTAATAGAATGGTTCCAATTAACCCTAGTAGCCATGTCCCAAGTGGTAGTGGTGTTGTTTTAGGTTTGCCTCTTTTAGTTCCTACTAATCAAATACAATATATGCCACAACCATTTCTTGGAGGAAACTTGAATTTGCCTAATTATGGACCTTTCTCTCATGTGAATGCTTCAAATATTGGTAGTGGAATTCATCAAATGTTGCCTAATTATCATCATGAATTTGGTGCACATGAGGAAGGCACGCCTCCGGCTATGCACAAAGATATAGCAGAATTGTTGAAGAACAGTTTGAAAATTCATGctgaagaagagaaagaagtcCCTCCTGATGCTAGGACTGTGTTTTTGACTTTCTCCAAAGGCTATCCAATTACAGAAACTGAAGTCGTAGAGTTCTTCACCAG GAAATTTGGGGAGGATATTGAAGCTATTTACATGCAAGAGGTTTCAGATGATGAGCAACCACTGTACGCACGCCTTGTAACTCGCTCTCATGCTGCACTTGAGGCTATTGTAGATGGTGGAAAAGCTAAGTACAACATCAATGGGAAGCATGTTTGGgcacgaaaatatgtgaaaaagCCAAATCCAAAGAACCAGCTTTCGCAATTTGAGCTTTATGAGGGACAAACCAGTTCACCAGTTGCATCCACTTCAGAGTTCTCTTAG